The stretch of DNA GCGGTCCTCGGCGCTCTCCTGGGCCACTGGCTGATCGGCGCGTTCGTCGGCGGGATCGGAGGGCTGTGCTGGTGGGCGGCCGGCGACCGATCCGAGGGGTCGTCCGCGCCGGAGGACGGCGGGTACGGCCCACCTGCCGGTCGTGAAGACGATGACGGCTACCCGTGCGGAGTACCGGGCTGCTCGGAGCGGCACGCCTCGGCGAGCGAGGCCAGCTCTCACGGTAGAATGTACTGGGCCTGACCTCGGGATCGCGTCGGCCCGGCCGAACGGTCGGTCCGTTCCAGCGGACCTGGCGAGACGAGAAGACCCCTCTCCCGAACCTGCGGGAGGGGGGTCTTCTCGTGCAAGCGAGCCGCCGTTCCTGGCGAAGCCTACGGCCGGCCCACCACCTCGTAGGCGCGCGCCACCCAGGCGCGCTGGTCGGCGGGGGCCAGGCGGCGGGCCAGCTCGGCGGCCAGGCGCTCCGGGTCGTTCTCCAGCGCGGGGAGGCTCCGCTCGAACTCCGCGACGCGCACGGAAAGGTCGCCGGCGAGCGGGGCCTCGGAGGTGACCACCAGCAGGCTCGAGCGCGGGCCCGCGGGCTTCCACCCGGCCGGGCGGAAGCAGGAGACCTGCCTGCCGTTGTACAGCACGTGCCGGACGCTCCCGGCCGCCTGCGGCGAGCGGTGGATCGCCGGGCGGGTGCCGCCGGAGGCCATCGCGTCCCGCGCCTCGGCCGAGGCCCCGGTGCGCGCGTCGCTCACCTGGCGCCCGCTCCCGTACACCTCGCCCTCGCGGTCGCAGGGCGGGGTGCCGCCCGCGGGGCGCCCGCCCAGGCCGGGGGTCTCCAGGTAGTGCGTGCCGGCGGGGAGCCGCGGGTCGGCGCCGGTGCCGGGGTACACCAGCCGGGCGTCGGCCGAGTCGAACACCACCATCGCCACGTACGCGGGGCGCCAGAGCTGCAGGACGCTGGTGGGGCCCGTCTGCGCGAGCCGCGGCTGCAGGCCGGTGGGGCCCCCGCCGAGGTCGCCGGGCATCCGGGGAGCCGTCACGCACCCGGACGCGAGGGGAAGGGCGAGAAGGGAGGAGAGGAGGATCGTTCTGGCTCGCATGGGGCTTCTCCGGATGGGGCTGGGACTGGAGATGGGACCGGCGACGCCCGTTCGCAATCCGGGTGCGAGGCCGTAAGTCGTTTCTTCGCAACGGAGCGGCGTCTACGATAACACCCGCCGCGCCCCCGCGGGAGGACAGGTGTTTCCCGCCGCGGGGGACGGTCGCCCGGCTGCGCCGCGGGGACGGCTCCGCCGCGGCGCCTTCCGGCGACCCGCGCGCGCGCCCATTTCCGCGGAACCGCTTGCTCCGGCCGCGCGGCGCCCCTACCATTGGCCGACGGAGATACACGCCGATTTCTTGGCACGTCCGCTTCATTTCCAGCGTCCCCCTCCTTTCACCTCCCACTCCCCCGATCTCCATGAGGATCGAGCCTCTGTTCCGTGCGCTGCGCGGCGCCGGCGGCTGGCTGGTCTCCCAGCTCCCGGAGATCGTCCTCCAGTGCATCGTGCTGGTGATCAGCATCGTGGTGGCGCTGGCGGTGGACCAGTGGACGTCGGAGCGGAGCGACCGGGAGCTGGCGCTGCAGTCGCTGGACAGCTTCGAGCTCGAGATCCGGCAGAACCAGCGGCGGCTGGAGGACTCGGGGCCGTTCCGCGCCGGCCTGCGCGAGGTGCTGGTGAGGATGGAGGAGTCGGGGCGCCTGGGCACGATGGACGAGTTCTACTCCACGGTGGGGCTGGAAGCGCTGCGCCCGCCCCACCTGCTGGACACGGCGTGGCAGGCGGCGCTCGTCACCGACGCCCTCTCGCGCATGGACTACGCGACCGTCTCGGCGCTGTCGCTCACCTACAGCCGGCAGGACCGCTACCGCAGCTTCAGCGAGGAAGGGCTCCCCGCTGCGCTGCGCCCCGGCGGCACCCCCGGGGCCGAGGCGCCGGCCGCCATCCGCAGCACCATCCTGTACCTGAGCGAGGCCATCGAGGACGAGGAGGAGCTGGTGGTGGTCTACCAGCAGGCGCTGCAGCGGATCGAGGCCGCCCGCCGCCGCCTGGGAGGGACGTGAGGCGGCGCTACTGGAGGGGGTAGCCCGCCTCGCCGGGGAGCCGGCCGTCGATGCGCACCATCCGCATCCCGGGGCGCACCGCCGCGGCCGGGACGAAGGTGATCGCGCCGGGGACGCTGGTCACCAGCTCCCGCGCCATGTCGTTGCTGTAGACGATCTGGGGCCCCGAGGTGGCCTCGGCGCGGAAGATCTTCGCGATCCAGTACTGCCGGAACTGCGCCTCGGTCATCCGGTAGATCTGGCGCAGCACCATCTCCCGCTCGGCCGCCACGGGCGCGCGCATCAGCAGCGTCACGCGCTGGCGGTCGGGCCAGAACTGCTGCTCTCCCAGGAAGATGCGCCGCAGCTGCGCCAGCGTGAGGTTCTCGACGCGGGTCTGCGGGTGGACCACGATGGCCACTGCGACCGCCGGGCCGGCGCGCCGTGCGGCCGTCTGCCCGGGCGCGGGGGCGGGCGCCGCGGCGGCCAGCAGCAGCGCGGCCAGGGCGCCGCGGAGGGCGCGGGAGGAGCGGGCCATCGCCGGGCTCACGGGTGCGGGGCGGGGGCGGGCCGCGGCGGAGCGGCTTCGGCGCCGCCCGCGCTGGGGACCACGAAGCTGGCCTGGAGCCACAGGCTGGGCGCCGCGTCCGACCCCTGCGGGCGCTCGCGCCGGTACTCGGCCTTGAGCGCGGCGTAGGGGGCGAAGTCGTAGCGCACGCCGGCGATGGCCGCGTCGTAGCGGGGGGCGAGCGGCGCCAGCAGCGAGTCGGCGGGGGAGACGCGCACGCGCTCCAGCCGGGCGTACGGCTTGAAGGCCTGGGCGCCGCCGGGGAGGCGCCACGCCGCCTGCAGGTACCAGGCGTCACCCGCCGCCCATTCGCCGCCGCGGGAGGGGCGGTGCAGGAGGCGGGTGTACTCGGCGATCAGCTCGGGGCTCTCGCGCAGCCAGGCCACGTGCGCGGTGAAGATCCGCTCGTCCACCCGCGCGGCGCTGTCGGAGGTGACCCGGTCGAAGTACGCGCCGCCGCCCGCCTGGAGCCCCGGCAGCGCGGCCGGCCGCACGTACAGCGCCGCCAGGGCGGCCCGGCTGGCGTTCGCGTCGCCACGGTTGCCGGGGCTGGCCAGCGTGGCGCCGCGGCCGTTGCCCACCCCCACGGCGTACCCGGCGCCGAGCGCCGGCCCCGGGAGGGCGCCCTCGGCCAGCACCCCCACGAAGTGCACCGGCACCAGCGCGCGCGCGGGCTGCGCCACCGCCGGCGGCCCGGCCGTGGTCTGCAGCCACACGCCGTGGTGGTAGGTGGCGTACCAGTACGAGACCGGCACGTGGTAGCGCCCCGCCGAGAGCTTGAGCCGGTCGCTGAAGTCGTAGCGCAGGATCAGGCGCTCGGCCTCGAAGTCGAAGCCGCTCGCCCGTCTCCCCGTGGTCGTGAACTCGCCGAAGAAGGCGAGCCGGTCCGTGAGCACGGCGCTCAGGTGCCCCACCATCTGCCCCAGCAGGAAGCCATCGGGCTCGTCCTCGCGCCCGGAAGCCGCGTACTCGACGTCGCCGAACGCCATGACTCGCACCAGCGGCGACTGCGGCCGGGCGGCGGGGGCGAGGCAGAGCGTGAGCAGGAGGGCGAGCGGGCGGGCGCGCATGCAGCGCTTTCGGAGCGGGTGCGAAGGGACGCGCATTAACCAGAGGGAGAATCTTAACGCCTGTGTCCGTGCTTCCCAAGACAAACCTTCACCCGTCTTCCGCCGCTCCGCTCCCGGTCCGCCGCGGGGCGAACGCGGCGGCGGCGAGCACGAGCATCAGCCCCAGGCCAAGGAACGCCTGCGGCACGGGGACGGCGATGACGGCGAGGAGCCCGTACGCGACGCCGAGCAGGTCGGCGGCCCGGAGGACGGCGCGCGCGGAACGATGGTCCGCCGCCGGCGCCGCCAGGTTCAGCATCCCCAGGAACACCAGCGCGAGCCCCGCCCCCGCGAACCAGACGGCGTCGGGCGTGAGCGCGTCGTGCTCCACGGCGGTGTAGAGCACGTGCACGCCGCCGAGGGCGACCAGGAGCCAGGCGCAGACGCGCCGGATCGCTCGCATCATACGAGGCTCAGATCCGCACGGAGAGCGAGGTGACGACCGCGGTGCTGGTCTTCGAGAGGCCGGTGCCGCTGTCGCGGTCGGGGAAGATCTCCTCCTCGGCCCCGAAGAAGGTGCGCGCCTCGGTGCGCCAGAGCGCCGGCCCGCGCGCCACGTCCACCCCCAGCGAGGCGCCCCAGGTCCGCAGCCCGGGGATGATCACCCCGCCCTGGTCGTCGAAGCGCTCCACCCGGCCGTTGATCCCCAGCGTGGGCGCCACCCACCAGCGGCCCACCAGCGACCCCGCGTACCAGGTGTCGCCGTCCTGCGTCCCCACGTCGAATGTGCCGATCAGCAGCGACTGCGCGGTCGGCGTCACGCGCGCCACGAAGTCGTGGAAGACGCGCACGCCCTGGCCGCCCGCCGTGGCGTGCGGCTCGCGGCCGATGAAGTTCGAGTACGACAGCGTGAGCGCGGAAGCCGGCGTCCAGTCGAGCCGCACGCCCACCGCCTTGTCCTCGTTGTTCTCGGCGACGTTCTGCCACCCGTTCACCACGTTCAGCTGCGCGGTGAGCGCCGGCGTGGCGTTCCAGGTGGCGCGCACGCCCACCTCGTAGTACGAGGCGAACTCGCTGGCCAGCGAGCGCGTGTAGTTCGGGTTGTCGATGGAGATCCAGCTCTCGCTGCCCAGGTGCGAGAGCATGATCCCGCCGTCGATCCACAGGCCCTGCGCCAGCGAGACGCCGACGAAGGCCTCCTGCAGGTGCGGGAGGAAGTTCGTCTGCCCGCCCAGCTCGTCGGGCTCGGCCGCGTAGTTGACCTGCACCGAGGTCCCCGCCTGCAGCGCCAGCCGCCCCCGC from Longimicrobium sp. encodes:
- a CDS encoding outer membrane beta-barrel protein → MRRMLLAGAAAAMLPASLPAQAPADSAGTVTFGAFVDAYYAYDFGRPESHDRAFTTQAARHDEFNLNLAHVEARYASSRVRGRLALQAGTSVQVNYAAEPDELGGQTNFLPHLQEAFVGVSLAQGLWIDGGIMLSHLGSESWISIDNPNYTRSLASEFASYYEVGVRATWNATPALTAQLNVVNGWQNVAENNEDKAVGVRLDWTPASALTLSYSNFIGREPHATAGGQGVRVFHDFVARVTPTAQSLLIGTFDVGTQDGDTWYAGSLVGRWWVAPTLGINGRVERFDDQGGVIIPGLRTWGASLGVDVARGPALWRTEARTFFGAEEEIFPDRDSGTGLSKTSTAVVTSLSVRI